One window of the Deltaproteobacteria bacterium genome contains the following:
- a CDS encoding MotA/TolQ/ExbB proton channel family protein, whose amino-acid sequence MDISTVVGILGAFTLVFVAILMGGGLAWFVDIPSVMIVFGGTIGATLINYPLKDLLGIFNVTRNVLFHSLPSREAVIGQMVDFAQITRREGILALQGQSDKIADPFMSKGITLAIDGLEPDIISSILETEIEFIEERHRLGAEIFTTMGNYAPAMGMLGTLIGLVQMLMQMDDPSKIGPAMAVALLTTFYGVILSNLICLPIAGKLRTRTQEEILIKQLISEGIRSIQAGDNPRIVESKLHAFVPPAERKSAFN is encoded by the coding sequence ATGGACATCTCAACTGTAGTCGGAATTCTGGGAGCATTCACACTTGTTTTTGTCGCCATTCTCATGGGAGGCGGTCTCGCCTGGTTCGTGGACATCCCTTCGGTGATGATCGTGTTCGGGGGAACCATCGGGGCGACACTGATCAATTATCCCCTGAAAGATCTCCTGGGGATATTCAATGTGACTCGTAATGTTCTGTTTCATTCGCTTCCATCCAGGGAAGCGGTGATCGGTCAGATGGTGGACTTTGCGCAGATTACCAGGCGGGAGGGCATCCTGGCCCTTCAAGGTCAGTCGGACAAGATCGCCGATCCCTTCATGTCAAAGGGGATCACATTGGCCATCGATGGACTCGAGCCGGACATTATTTCCTCCATACTGGAAACCGAGATCGAGTTTATCGAAGAGCGCCATCGGCTTGGGGCGGAGATTTTCACGACCATGGGCAACTATGCGCCGGCCATGGGCATGTTAGGCACTCTGATCGGTTTGGTGCAAATGCTGATGCAAATGGACGACCCCAGCAAAATAGGGCCGGCGATGGCCGTGGCGCTCTTGACCACCTTTTACGGGGTTATATTGTCCAACCTGATCTGTCTGCCTATCGCCGGCAAATTGAGGACCCGCACCCAGGAGGAGATTCTGATCAAGCAACTCATTAGTGAGGGTATCCGTTCGATTCAGGCGGGAGATAATCCCAGGATCGTTGAAAGTAAACTTCATGCATTCGT